The proteins below are encoded in one region of Gadus macrocephalus chromosome 14, ASM3116895v1:
- the tox3 gene encoding TOX high mobility group box family member 3, whose translation MDVRFYPTAGGNSIPGDPQNLDFAHCLGYYNFNKFQNNNYMNMTDASGALLAAGDNLIAALLVLPVPLQNLGPGHLRQYPSNQAMMMRSLINMNNPNGMMPRGHLTTINQSHLNAQLGVNMSGPNNITHTSPSPPTSKSATPSPSSSINEDDQDDSNRVIGEKRPAPVDPAKKPKTPKKKKKKDPNEPQKPVSAYALFFRDTQAAIKGQNPNATFGEVSKIVASMWDGLGEEQKQVYKSKTEAAKKEYLKALAAYRASLVSKAAAESAEAQTMRSVQQTLASTNLSPGMVMPSPLGQLSPMPSPGLSALQQAMPRAIAPKPLQMRLGGGGNQMGPSAPGGHQNNAPSGMPPQMLGQMGGGGGGQAGSMSQMSPPMPGGPPQQHSIQHIQQQQQQQHQMQKHLQHHQMQQQQMHHQHIQQQMQHQHFQHHLQQQLQQHHMQEQQQQVQQQRQQQQQQQQQQQHQQQQQQQQQQQQQHLQMQHMQMHQLHQQQIQQIQQQQQQQQQSQCSPPQHSPGTPHSVSGSSSLGSPQPSSQPQQPHPSQIQAHAQAMSQVSIY comes from the exons ATGGATGTAAGGTTTTATCCGACGGCTGGAGGGAATTCTATTCCAGGAGACCCACAGAACCTGGATTTTGCCCACTGTTTGGGGTACTACAACTTCAATAAG TTCCAGAACAACAACTACATGAACATGACGGACGCAAGTGGAGCCCTTCTCGCGGCTGGCGAT AATCTCATCGCAGCGCTTCTTGTTCTCCCTGTTCCTCTACAGAACCTGGGACCCGGCCACCTCCGCCAGTACCCCTCCAACCAGGCCATGATGATGAGGTCCCTCATCAACATGAACAACCCCAACGGCATGATGCCCCGCGGTCACCTGACCACCATCAACCAATCCCATCTCAACGCGCAGCTCGGCGTCAACATGTCCGGCCCCAACAACATCACCCACACCTCTCCGTCCCCGCCCACCAGCAAGTCGGCcacgccctccccctccagctccaTTAACGAGGACGACCAGGATGACAGCAACCGG GTCATCGGGGAGAAGCGGCCCGCGCCCGTGGACCCCGCCAAGAAGCCCAAGActccaaagaagaagaagaagaaggacccCAACGAGCCGCAGAAGCCGGTGTCGGCGTACGCGCTCTTCTTCAGGGACACCCAGGCCGCCATCAAGGGCCAGAACCCCAACGCCACCTTCGGCGAGGTGTCCAAGATCGTGGCCTCCATGTGGGACGGCCTCGGCGAGGAGCAGAAACAG GTGTACAAGAGTAAAACAGAAGCTGCCAAAAAGGAGTATTTAAAAGCACTCGCGGCATATCGCGCCAGCCTGGTTTCCAAG GCCGCCGCAGAGTCCGCCGAGGCCCAGACCATGCGCTCGGTGCAGCAGACGCTGGCCTCCACCAACCTGTCCCCGGGCATGGTGATGCCGTCGCCCCTCGGCCAGCTCTCGCCCATGCCCTCGCCCGGCCTGTCCGCCCTGCAGCAGGCCATGCCGCGGGCCATCGCCCCCAAGCCACTCCAGATGAGACTAGGGGGCGGGGGCAATCAAATGGGGCCCTCGGCGCCGGGGGGCCACCAGAACAACGCCCCCTCCGGGATGCCGCCGCAGATGCTGGGCCAGAtgggcggcgggggcggaggCCAGGCCGGCTCTATGTCCCAGATGAGCCCGCCCATGCCTGGGGGGCCGCCGCAGCAGCACTCCATCCAGCacatccagcagcagcagcagcagcagcaccagatgCAGAAGCACCTGCAGCACCACcagatgcagcagcagcagatgcacCACCAGCACATCCAGCAGCAGATGCAGCATCAGCATTTCCAGCACCActtgcagcagcagctgcagcagcaccacatgcaggaacagcagcagcaggtgcagcagcagaggcaacagcagcagcagcagcagcagcaacagcagcaccaacagcaacagcagcagcagcaacagcagcagcagcagcacttgcAGATGCAGCACATGCAGATGCACCAACTGCATCAGCAGCAGATCCAGCAgatccaacagcagcagcagcagcagcagcagtcccaGTGTTCCCCTCCCCAGCACTCTCCAGGCACGCCCCACTCAGTAAGCGGCTCCAGCTCCCTGGGCAGCCCCCAGCCCTCCAGTCAGCCCCAGCAGCCACACCCCTCCCAGATCCAGGCGCACGCCCAGGCCATGTCCCAGGTCAGCATCTATTGA